The proteins below come from a single Candidozyma auris chromosome 3, complete sequence genomic window:
- the RFC4 gene encoding replication factor C subunit 4 → MTKNLALSLELPWVEKYRPKKLSDIVGNEETIERLKLIAEDGNMPHMIISGLPGIGKTTSIHCLAYELLGPEHYSQATLELNASDDRGIDVVRNKIKQFAQTKISLPPGRHKIIILDEADSMTPGAQQALRRTMELYSNTTRFAFACNQSSKIIEPLQSRCAILRYTKLADDQVLSRLLEIAKSEDVKYNSEGLKALIFTAEGDMRQAINNLQSTVAGFGFVDDVNVFRIVDQPHPLVIKKILNACVVTKSIDEALDLLDSLWKKGYSAIDIVTSSFKVAKTLPGINESKRLDIIKEIGFTHMRVLEGVSSYLQLCGMYAKLAALP, encoded by the coding sequence ATGACAAAAAACTTGGCTCTTTCATTGGAGCTCCCGTGGGTGGAGAAATACAGACCAAAAAAACTCAGCGATATTGTGGGAAATGAGGAAACCATAGAAAGATTGAAGCTCATCGCCGAAGATGGTAACATGCCCCATATGATCATATCTGGGTTGCCAGGTATTGGTAAGACAACGTCCATTCACTGTCTCGCTTACGAGCTTTTAGGGCCAGAGCATTATAGCCAGGCCACGCTTGAGCTTAATGCCTCTGACGATAGAGGTATCGACGTGGTGAGAAATAAGATCAAGCAGTTTGCTCAGACGAAGATCCTGTTGCCTCCAGGAAGACACAAGATCATCATTTTGGACGAGGCAGACTCAATGACTCCAGGAGCACAGCAGGCTTTGCGTCGTACGATGGAGTTGTACTCGAACACTACAAGATTCGCATTCGCCTGTAACCAGTCGCTGAAGATCATCGAGCCTTTGCAGTCGAGATGTGCTATACTAAGATATACCAAACTTGCGGATGACCAGGTTTTATCACGTCTTTTGGAGATTGCTAAGCTGGAGGATGTAAAGTACAACTCGGAGGGCTTGAAGGCGCTTATTTTCACAGCAGAAGGTGATATGCGTCAGGCGATCAACAACTTGCAAAGTACCGTTGCAGGTTTCGGCTTTGTAGATGACGTGAATGTTTTCAGAATTGTTGACCAGCCACACCCACTTGTGATtaagaagattttgaatgCTTGCGTGGTGACTAAGTCGATCGATGAAGcacttgatcttctcgatTCGCTCTGGAAGAAAGGTTACTCGGCTATTGACATTGTTACACTGAGCTTCAAGGTTGCCAAGACGCTACCTGGAATCAACGAACTGAAAAGGTTGGATATCATTAAGGAGATAGGGTTTACCCATATGCGTGTTCTAGAAGGTGTCCTGTCCTACCTACAGTTGTGTGGGATGTATGCTAAACTAGCTGCATTGCCTTGA
- the RPO21 gene encoding DNA-directed RNA polymerase II subunit RPB1 — protein sequence MSRQFPYSSAPLRTVKEVQFGLLSPEEVRAISVAKIEYPETMDPTTKRPRDGGLNDPRLGSIDRNFKCQTCGEDMAECPGHFGHIELAKPVFHIGFIAKIKKVCECVCMHCGKLLVDDANPLMAQAIRIRDPKKRFNAVWNVCKSKMVCEADVMNDEGQIVSGRGGCGHTQPTVRRDGLKLWGTWKQNKQFEENEQPERRLLTPSEILSVFRHISEEDCLKLGFNEDYARPEWMLITVLPVPPPPVRPSIAFNDTARGEDDLTFKLADIIKANINVQRLEMDGSPQHVISEFEALLQFHVATYMDNDIAGQPQALQKTGRPIKSIRARLKGKEGRLRGNLMGKRVDFSARTVISGDPNLDLDQVGVPISIARTLTYPEIVTPYNIHRLTEYVRNGPNEHPGAKYVIRDTGDRIDLRYNKRAGDIALQYGWKVERHLMDDDPVLFNRQPSLHKMSMMCHRVKVMPYSTFRLNLSVTSPYNADFDGDEMNLHVPQSPETRAEMSEICAVPLQIVSPQSNKPVMGIVQDTLCGIRKMTLRDIFIDYEQVMNMLYWIPDWDGVIPPPAVMKPKPLWTGKQLLSMAIPKGIHMQRFEDGRDFLSPEDKGILVVDGQIIFGVVDKKTVGATAGGLIHTVFREKGPQVCAQLFSSIQKIVNYWLLHNGFSIGIGDTIADKDTMRNVTTTIEDAKLKVQEIILDAQQNRLEPEPGMTLRESFEHNVSRVLNQARDSAGRSAEMNLKDLNNVKQMVTSGSKGSFINISQMSACVGQQIVEGKRIPFGFADRTLPHFSKDDYSPESKGFVENSYLRGLTPQEFFFHAMAGREGLIDTAVKTAETGYIQRRLVKALEDIMVHYDGTTRNSLGDVIQFVYGEDGLDGTSVEKQTVDTIPGSDASFEKRYRIDLLDPEMSISESLLESGKDIKGDVKLQKVLDEEYMQLLRDRKYLREVCFPNGDYNWPLPVNLRRIIQNAQQIFHSGRQKASDLKLDEIVHGVRDLCTKLLVVRGRGKLTEEAQENATLLFQCLLRSRLAARRVIEEFKLNRTSFEWVMGEIETQFQKSIVHPSEMVGVIAAQSIGEPATQMTLNTFHYAGVSSKNVTLGVPRLKEILNVAKNIKTPALTVYLDPDVAADIEKAKVVQSAIEHTTLKNVTSATEIFYDPDPRSTVIEEDYDTVEAYFAIPDEKVEETIDNQSPWLLRLELDRAKMLDKQLTMAQVAEKISQNFGEDLFVIWSDDTAEKLIIRCRVIRDPKLEEEGEHEEDQILKRVEAHMLETISLRGIPGITRVFMMQHKLSVPDENGEYVQKQEWVLETDGVNLAEVMAVPGVDARRTYSNNFIEILSVLGIEATRSALYKEILNVIAFDGSYVNYRHMALLVDVMTSRGHLMAITRHGINRAETGALMRCSFEETVEILLEAGAAAELDDCRGISENVILGQMPPLGTGAFDCMVDDKMLQQAAPSGGVAATAQTGAYADDGGATPYREYDMEDDKIQFEEGAGFSPIHTANTSEGIGSLTSYGGQPSVSPTFVSWIWGYFTNVLAYVSKLLSYVSIVLTNFAKLFTNLAKLFANITILLTNIAKLFANITILLTNIAKLFANITILFTNFAKLLTNFAIIFTNFSKLLAYVT from the exons ATGAGTCGTCAGTTTCCCTACTCGAGCGCTCCACTTCGTACTGTCAAAGAG GTTCAATTTGGTTTGTTATCTCCAGAGGAAGTGAGGGCAATTTCTGTTGCCAAAATCGAGTACCCAGAGACTATGGATCCGACCACCAAAAGACCGAGAGATGGCGGTCTAAACGATCCAAGGCTAGGATCTATTGATAGAAACTTTAAGTGCCAGACATGTGGCGAAGATATGGCCGAATGCCCAGGGCATTTTGGTCACATTGAGTTGGCCAAGCCCGTCTTTCACATTGGTTTCATcgccaagatcaagaaggtcTGCGAGTGTGTGTGTATGCACTGTGGTAAACTTCTAGTCGATGATGCAAACCCATTGATGGCACAAGCTATAAGGATAAGAgacccaaagaagagatttaATGCGGTGTGGAATGTCTGTAAGAGCAAAATGGTCTGTGAGGCCGATGTGATGAACGATGAGGGCCAAATTGTGTCCGGAAGAGGTGGCTGCGGTCACACGCAACCAACTGTCCGTAGAGACGGTTTGAAGTTATGGGGTACCTGGAAGCAGAACAAACagtttgaagaaaacgagCAGCCAGAGCGCCGTTTGTTGACTCCTTCGGAAATCTTAAGTGTCTTTAGGCATATTAGCGAAGAAGACTGTCTAAAACTAGGTTTCAATGAAGATTATGCAAGGCCTGAATGGATGCTTATAACGGTACTTCCTGTCCCCCCTCCACCAGTGAGACCTTCCATTGCTTTCAACGATACTGCGAGAGGTGAGGATGACTTGACATTCAAGTTAGCAGATATCATTAAGGCAAATATAAACGTTCAGCGTCTTGAAATGGATGGTTCTCCTCAGCACGTCATCAGTGAGTTTGAAGCACTTTTACAGTTCCACGTTGCAACTTACATGGACAATGACATTGCTGGTCAGCCTCAGGCACTTCAAAAGACCGGTCGTCCGATCAAATCTATCAGAGCTAGATTGAAGGGTAAAGAGGGTAGATTGAGAGGTAACTTGATGGGTAAGCGTGTGGATTTCTCCGCTCGTACAGTTATTTCTGGTGATCCAaatcttgatcttgacCAAGTTGGCGTTCCAATCTCCATCGCGAGAACATTGACATACCCTGAAATCGTAACTCCTTACAATATTCATCGTTTGACTGAATACGTGCGTAATGGTCCAAACGAGCATCCAGGTGCCAAGTACGTTATTCGAGATACCGGTGATCGTATCGACTTGAGATACAACAAGAGGGCGGGTGACATTGCCTTGCAATACGGTTGGAAGGTCGAACGTCATTTGATGGATGATGACCCAGTCTTGTTCAACCGTCAACCTTCGTTGCACAAAATGTCCATGATGTGTCATAGAGTGAAAGTCATGCCCTACTCCACCTTCAGATTAAACTTGTCCGTCACGTCCCCATATAACGCTGATTTCGATGGTGATGAAATGAACTTGCATGTGCCACAATCTCCGGAAACCAGAGCAGAAATGTCTGAGATTTGTGCTGTGCCTTTACAGATTGTCTCGCCGCAATCTAACAAACCAGTCATGGGTATTGTGCAAGATACTCTTTGTGGTATTCGTAAGATGACTTTGAGAgacatcttcatcgatTATGAGCAAGTCATGAACATGCTTTACTGGATACCAGACTGGGATGGAGTTATTCCTCCTCCTGCCGTCATGAAACCAAAGCCATTATGGACAGGAAAACAGTTGTTGTCTATGGCTATTCCAAAGGGTATTCATATGCAAAGATTCGAAGATGGAAGAGACTTTTTGAGTCCTGAGGACAAGGGTATATTAGTTGTGGATGGTCAAATCATCTTCGGAGTTGTCGATAAAAAGACCGTTGGAGCTACAGCTGGTGGTTTAATCCATACTGTCTTCAGAGAAAAGGGCCCACAGGTCTGCGCACAGCTCTTCAGCTCCATACAAAAAATTGTAAATTATTGGTTGTTGCACAATGGTTTCTCAATTGGTATTGGTGACACTATCGCTGATAAAGACACAATGAGAAATGTGACAACAACCATTGAAGATGCCAAGCTCAAGGTGCAAGAGATCATTCTTGACGCTCAACAGAATAGATTGGAGCCCGAACCAGGTATGACATTGAGAGAGTCTTTTGAGCACAACGTTTCGCGTGTATTGAATCAAGCCCGTGATTCCGCTGGTCGTTCCGCTGAaatgaacttgaaggacTTAAACAATGTCAAGCAGATGGTCACATCTGGTTCTAAGGGATCTTTCATTAACATTTCGCAAATGTCGGCCTGTGTCGGTCAGCAAATTGTCGAGGGTAAACGTATTCCATTCGGTTTCGCCGATCGTACCTTGCCGCATTTCTCGAAGGATGATTATTCTCCAGAATCTAAGGGTTTCGTGGAAAACTCATATTTGAGAGGTTTGACACCTCAGGAGTTCTTTTTCCATGCTATGGCTGGTAGAGAGGGTCTTATTGATACTGCTGTCAAGACCGCTGAGACAGGTTACATTCAGCGTCGTTTGGTTAAGGCATTGGAAGATATCATGGTGCATTACGATGGTACAACCAGAAACTCTTTGGGTGACGTTATACAATTTGTTTATGGCGAGGATGGTTTGGATGGTACTTCTGTCGAGAAGCAAACTGTCGACACTATTCCAGGTTCTGATGCATCGTTCGAGAAACGTTATAGaattgatcttttggaTCCAGAAATGTCTATTTCTGAATCCCTATTGGAATCTGGTAAGGATATCAAGGGTGATGTGAAGTTGCAGAAGGTCTTGGATGAAGAATACATGCAGTTGCTCAGGGATCGTAAATACTTGAGAGAGGTTTGCTTCCCCAACGGTGACTACAACTGGCCATTACCAGTCAATTTGCGTCGTATCATTCAAAATGCGCAGCAGATATTCCATAGTGGTCGCCAGAAGGCTTCTGATTTGAAGTTGGACGAAATTGTCCACGGCGTACGTGATTTGTGCAccaagcttcttgtcgttaGAGGTAGGGGCAAGTTGACAGAAGAGGCACAAGAAAATGCTACATTGCTTTTCCAATGCTTGTTACGTTCTAGATTGGCCGCTCGCCGTGTGATCGAGGAGTTCAAATTGAACAGAACTTCGTTCGAGTGGGTAATGGGTGAAATTGAGACCCAGTTCCAGAAGTCCATAGTTCACCCAAGTGAGATGGTGGGTGTTATTGCTGCTCAATCTATTGGTGAGCCTGCAACGCAGATGACCTTGAACACCTTCCACTATGCCGGTGTGTCTTCAAAGAACGTTACTCTTGGTGTGCCTCGTCTTAAGGAAATTCTAAACGTTGCAAAGAACATCAAGACTCCTGCGTTGACTGTGTACTTGGATCCGGATGTGGCTGCCGACATTGAAAAAGCGAAGGTTGTCCAATCTGCAATCGAACACACTACTTTGAAGAACGTTACTTCTGCCACAGAGATTTTCTATGACCCTGATCCAAGAAGCACAGTCATTGAGGAGGATTATGATACTGTCGAGGCTTATTTTGCTATTCCTGATGAAAAGGTAGAAGAGACCATCGACAACCAATCTCCTTGGTTGCTTCGTCTTGAGCTTGATAGAGCTAAAATGTTGGACAAGCAATTGACGATGGCTCAAGTTGCCGAGAAGATTTCGCAGAACTTCGGCGAAGATTTGTTCGTCATTTGGTCTGATGACACTGCCGAGAAGTTGATCATCCGTTGTCGTGTTATTCGTGATCCTaagttggaagaagaaggtgaacACGAGGAAGATCAAATTTTGAAGCGTGTGGAAGCTCACATGTTGGAGACAATCTCTTTGCGTGGTATTCCGGGCATCACCAGGGTTTTCATGATGCAGCACAAGCTAAGTGTTCCTGATGAGAATGGTGAGTACGTTCAGAAGCAAGAATGGGTCTTGGAAACCGATGGTGTAAACTTGGCAGAGGTTATGGCTGTGCCCGGTGTCGACGCTCGTCGTACTTACTCGAATAATTTCATTGAGATTCTCTCTGTCTTGGGTATCGAAGCTACTCGTTCAGCTTTGTACAAGGAGATTCTTAATGTCATTGCTTTCGATGGTTCGTACGTCAACTACCGTCATATGGCTTTGTTGGTTGATGTCATGACTTCTCGCGGACACTTGATGGCCATTACTCGTCATGGTATCAACAGAGCTGAAACAGGTGCATTGATGCGTTGTTCTTTCGAAGAAACGGTCGAAATTTTGTTGGAggctggtgctgctgctgagcTCGATGACTGCCGCGGTATTTCCGAGAATGTCATCTTGGGCCAAATGCCTCCTTTGGGTACTGGTGCATTTGACTGTATGGTTGATGACAAGATGTTGCAACAAGCTGCTCCAAGTGGAGGTGTTGCTGCAACTGCACAAACTGGTGCTTACGCTGATGACGGTGGTGCCACACCTTACAGAGAGTATGACATGGAGGATGACAAGATTCagtttgaagaaggcgCTGGATTCTCGCCAATTCACACTGCAAACACATCCGAAGGTATTGGCTCGCTCACTTCCTATGGGGGACAACCATCGGTGTCTCCAAC CTTCGTCTCCTGGATATGGGGGTACTTCACCAACGTACTCGCCTACGTCTCCAAGCTACTCTCCTACGTCTCCATCGTACTCACCAACTTCGCCAAGTTATTCACCAACCTCGCCAAGTTATTCgccaacatcaccatctTACTCACCAACATCGCCAAGTTATTCgccaacatcaccatctTACTCACCAACATCGCCAAGTTATTCgccaacatcaccatctTATTCACCAACTTCGCCAAGTTACTCACCAACTTCGCCATCAtattcaccaacttctccaagctACTCGCCTACGTCACCTAG
- the MAL2 gene encoding oligo-1,6-glucosidase IMA1, whose amino-acid sequence MTVTYTWWKEAAIYQIWPASYKDSNGDGVGDLPGIISKLDYVKSLGVDIIWLSPMYDSPQDDMGYDISDYEKVYPKYGTLEDMDKLISEVHSRGMKLILDLVINHTSDKHKWFEESRSSKTNPKRDWYIWKPPRIDEQGNRHPPNNWGSYFSGSAWKYDELTDEYYLHLFAESQPDLNWENEETRNAIYASALTFWFEKGIDGFRIDTAGMYSKVQSFPDAPIVFPDSEWQPCKKYHQSGPRIHEFHKEMFAKVTSKYDAMTVGEVGHSTREDALKYVNAKEKEMNMMFLFDVVETGSKPEDRFRYDGFTLKDFKQAVINMSSFTEGTDAWSTVFTENHDQPRSITRFGNDSPKHRFKSGKMLATLQAALTGTLFIYQGQEIGMTNVPRSWPIEEYLDINSINYYNQFKAAHPDDKEALEKLLDTINLLARDNARTPVQWDDSDNAGFSTGKPWMRVNDNYKEINVASQVNDKTSLFHYWKKALEVRKEYKNLLIYGKLNVLDFDNEKTFTFTKTQNKDIAYIVLNFTEEDVKFEKLVKGDYSLVLSNVDNADSDILSPYEARVYIVDETS is encoded by the coding sequence ATGACAGTTACATACACTTGGTGGAAGGAAGCCGCTATTTACCAAATCTGGCCCGCCTCGTATAAAGATTCCAACGGAGACGGCGTGGGTGATTTGCCTGGCATCATCTCCAAGTTGGACTATGTTAAGAGCTTGGGGGTAGATATTATTTGGTTGTCTCCCATGTACGATTCGCCTCAAGACGATATGGGCTATGATATCCTGGACTACGAAAAAGTCTACCCCAAATATGGCACCTTGGAGGACAtggacaagttgatctcGGAGGTTCACTCCCGTGGGATGAAGTTGATTCTTGATTTGGTCATCAACCACACTTCTGACAAGCACAAGTGGTTTGAGGAGTCGAGGTCGTCCAAGACAAATCCAAAGCGTGACTGGTATATTTGGAAACCACCTAGAATCGATGAGCAGGGCAACAGACACCCTCCTAACAATTGGGGTTCGTATTTCTCAGGTTCCGCATGGAAGTATGATGAGTTGACCGACGAATACTACTTACATCTTTTCGCTGAGTCTCAGCCAGACTTAAATTGGGAGAACGAAGAGACCAGAAACGCCATCTACGCTTCGGCACTCACTTTCTGGTTCGAAAAGGGCATTGACGGCTTCAGAATCGACACCGCTGGTATGTACTCTAAAGTGCAGAGTTTCCCTGACGCTCCAATCGTGTTCCCAGATTCCGAGTGGCAGCCATGCAAAAAGTACCACCAGTCTGGTCCTCGTATCCACGAGTTCCACAAGGAGATGTTCGCCAAGGTCACTTCCAAATATGATGCCATGACTGTGGGTGAGGTTGGCCACTCTACCCGTGAAGATGCTCTCAAGTACGTGAAtgccaaggagaaggagatgaatatgatgttcttgttcGATGTTGTTGAAACCGGTTCCAAGCCAGAGGACAGATTCCGCTATGATGGTTTCACATTGAAGGATTTTAAGCAAGCTGTCATCAACATGAGCTCCTTCACTGAAGGCACGGACGCATGGTCTACAGTCTTCACCGAGAACCATGATCAACCTAGATCCATCACTCGCTTCGGAAACGACTCTCCAAAACACAGATTCAAGTCCGGCAAGATGTTGGCAACTTTGCAGGCCGCTTTGACCGGTACTTTGTTCATTTACCAGGGCCAAGAAATTGGCATGACAAACGTTCCAAGATCATGGCCCATCGAAGAGTATTTGGACATCAACTCCATCAACTACTACAACCAGTTCAAGGCTGCTCATCCAGATGACAAGGAAGCCTTGGAGAAACTTTTGGACACCATCAACTTATTAGCTAGAGATAACGCTAGAACACCTGTGCAGTGGGACGACAGTGACAATGCAGGCTTCTCCACTGGCAAGCCGTGGATGAGAGTCAATGATAACTACAAGGAGATCAATGTCGCGTCTCAAGTGAACGATAAAACCTCCCTTTTCCACTACTGGAAGAAGGCTTTGGAGGTGAGAAAGGAGTACAAAAACCTTCTCATCTATGGTAAACTCAACGTGTTGGACTTTGACAACGAAAAGACCTTCACGTTCACCAAGACACAAAACAAGGATATTGCCTACATTGTCTTGAACTTCACGGAGGAAGACGTGAAGTTTGAAAAATTAGTCAAGGGAGACTACTCTCTCGTTCTTTCCAATGTCGACAACGCCGACTCAGACATTTTATCTCCTTACGAGGCCAGGGTTTACATCGTGGATGAAACTTCCTAA
- a CDS encoding mitochondrial 54S ribosomal protein mL59: protein MNNLTAKEAFSKLPQKLHNFFMKFPPRPFSQYAEKPSTIKDPHMNPFLPNKNPDSGRWHGAKYSLRRSADLFKMARKFGIQDLLPPIPHRKFYEDKYNNKTWMRGILKQKGQKWERDLPEKLEARKKAIEDMDNIILAARPSYKKRIEKRKQNKRTWF from the coding sequence ATGAACAACTTAACTGCAAAAGAGGCCTTTTCCAagcttcctcaaaagcttcataacttcttcatgaagttTCCGCCAAGGCCGTTTTCTCAGTATGCGGAGAAGCCCTCCACAATCAAAGATCCTCACATGAACCCTTTCTTACCCAACAAGAACCCTGATTCGGGTAGGTGGCATGGGGCCAAGTACTCGTTGAGAAGGTCAGCagacttgttcaagatggCTAGAAAGTTTGGTATTCAAGATCTTTTGCCTCCTATCCCCCACAGAAAGTTCTACGAGGACAAGTACAACAACAAGACTTGGATGAGAGGTatcttgaagcagaaggGCCAGAAATGGGAGAGAGATTTGCCTGAAAAGCTTgaggcaagaaagaaggcaaTTGAAGATATGGACAACATCATTCTTGCGGCTAGACCGTCATACAAGAAGCGTATTgagaagaggaagcagaACAAGAGAACATGGTTCTAA
- the ATP16 gene encoding F1F0 ATP synthase subunit delta: MFRQSLRQVARQSSNVVRRSYATEAATSDALKLSLALPHQTLYSESEVQQVNLPSVNGDLGILANHIPIVEQLRPGLLEIISKGGETEQYFVSGGIALVQPGNKLTISAIEAFKPEQFDANEIKSLIADAQKRAASSDEVVVAEANIELEVLEALQHFAK, encoded by the coding sequence ATGTTCAGACAATCTTTGCGCCAGGTCGCCAGACAATCCTCCAACGTTGTGAGAAGATCATACGCCACCGAGGCCGCCACCTCGGACGCTTTGAAGTTGTCCTTGGCCCTTCCTCATCAGACCTTGTACTCTGAGTCTGAAGTCCAGCAGGTGAACTTGCCTTCTGTCAACGGTGACTTGGGTATTTTGGCCAATCACATTCCAATTGTCGAGCAGTTGAGACCAGGCTTGTTGGAGATCATTTCCAAGGGCGGTGAGACCGAGCAGTACTTTGTCTCTGGTGGCATTGCACTTGTTCAGCCAGGTAACAAGTTAACCATCTCAGCCATTGAGGCTTTCAAGCCCGAGCAGTTTGACGCCAACGAgatcaagtcgttgattGCTGACGCTCAGAAGAGAGCTGCTTCTTCCGACGAGGTGGTTGTCGCTGAGGCCAACATTGAGTTGGAGGTTCTTGAGGCCTTGCAGCACTTTGCCAAATAA
- the POP3 gene encoding Pop3p — protein sequence MSMQANETLKGSLKDLDKRAREVFKPILENPYTQGPDFPVISKETSRDILEFLNQFLPSYGNYLGLKNKKDIPAHALSGKITIGFNSTVQALESQAFFNRKKAFNTVKAPPKRSPIEGYLKYVFVARNDISTPLLTDMLPLLAFTASKSLDNRVKLIDLPRGSMNKLSESLQTKNIGIVGISDEWREGKEMFNLIESNVKDIDVPWLRGLFESETPGFKEPAIKFLRTKAPVGKRPGKKERKQKKVEEKAKVVREKNDDSDASRKRKADSDSADAPKAKKVDVVK from the coding sequence ATGTCCATGCAAGCTAATGAGACCCTCAAGGGTTCCCTCAAAGATCTAGATAAGAGGGCTCGAGAGGTTTTTAAGCCGATTTTGGAAAATCCTTATACCCAGGGACCTGACTTTCCTGTGATTTCAAAGGAAACATCGCGAGACATACTAGAGTTTTTGAATCAATTCTTGCCTAGTTACGGGAATTACTTAGgtttgaaaaacaaaaaagataTTCCAGCACATGCATTGAGtggcaaaatcaccatTGGGTTTAATTCGACAGTCCAGGCTTTGGAGAGCCAGGCATTTTTTAATAGGAAGAAGGCATTCAATACAGTGAAGGCTCCACCAAAGAGGCTGCCAATCGAAGGTTACTTGAAGTATGTGTTTGTGGCAAGAAACGATATATCAACGCCTCTTCTTACAGATATGCTTCCATTATTAGCATTTACGGCATCAAAGTCACTTGACAATAGAGTAAAGCTCATTGACCTACCGCGAGGATCCATGAACAAGTTGCTGGAGCTGCTACAAACAAAAAACATTGGAATAGTCGGCATCCTGGATGAATGGAGGGAGGGCAAGGAGATGTTTAACTTGATAGAGAGCAATGTGAAGGATATCGACGTGCCTTGGCTTCGAGGGTTATTCGAGAGCGAAACGCCGGGTTTCAAAGAGCCCGCAATAAAGTTCCTTCGAACAAAAGCACCTGTAGGGAAACGTCcaggaaagaaagagaggaagcaaaagaaagtggaggagaaggcGAAGGTTGTGAGGGAGAAGAATGATGATAGCGATGCATccagaaagagaaaagcaGACAGTGATAGTGCAGACGCACCAAAAGCTAAGAAGGTTGATGTGGTCAAATAA
- a CDS encoding mRNA splicing protein SMD1, whose product MNLPSATNQPVTVELKNGNSVNGQVLSCTPTMNLSMKNIKLIQPHQDPQLMPFINIRGNQIRQVLLPDDLNIESLLAKSAVKMKGPGAGPGKQVNKRPARRGGKRAF is encoded by the coding sequence ATGAACCTCCCGCTGGCCACCAACCAGCCAGTTACAGTGGAACTCAAAAACGGGAACTCCGTCAATGGTCAGGTGCTTTCGTGCACACCGACCATGAACCTCTCGATGAAGAACATCAAGCTCATACAACCTCATCAGGACCCTCAGCTCATGCCGTTCATAAACATTCGAGGAAACCAAATAAGACAAGTGTTGCTACCTGATGACCTAAATATCGAAAGTTTGCTTGCAAAGAGTGCAGTCAAGATGAAGGGTCCTGGGGCAGGGCCAGGAAAGCAGGTCAACAAGAGACCAGCCAGAAGGGGAGGCAAAAGAGCCTTCTGA